One window of Perca flavescens isolate YP-PL-M2 chromosome 6, PFLA_1.0, whole genome shotgun sequence genomic DNA carries:
- the cnfn gene encoding cornifelin homolog, with the protein MAFQSNVISSQPQVTVTQYTVSSGLSDWSSNVCDCCEDCGICLCATFIPCILGCKVAQDNGDSCCLPFLPGAMIALRTSIRSKYHIDGSVCDDWVIMACLPLCGLCQMAREQKRRG; encoded by the exons ATGGCATTCCAGTCAAACGTGATCAGCTCGCAGCCTCAGGTAACTGTCACACAGTACACCGTGTCGTCCGGATTATCAGATTGGAGTTCAAATGTGTGCGACTGCTGTGAAGACTGTGGCATCT GTCTTTGTGCAACGTTCATCCCTTGTATCCTGGGCTGTAAGGTGGCTCAAGACAACGGGGACAGTTGTTGCCTGCCCTTCCTTCCAGGTGCCATGATTGCTTTAAGGACAAGCATACGCAGCAAATACCACATTGAT GGCTCGGTGTGTGATGACTGGGTGATCATGGCCTGCCTGCCTCTGTGTGGACTGTGTCAGATGGCTCGGGAGCagaagaggagaggatga
- the cxcr3.2 gene encoding C-X-C chemokine receptor type 3-2 — translation MCSAASLFATNMDQVPSTTENYWDYDDDYENNSLSPNTTYAAPCLQEDTYGFAQRYSPVVYSLVFVLALLGNVLVLCVIRRYRNSQSGGACAFSLTDTFLLHLAISDLLLAFTLPLFAVQWAHHWMFGLAVCKISSALFSLNRYSGILFLACISFDRYLAIVHAVSSGWKRNTCHAQIACAFIWVGCLGLSGVDITFKQVVDVNMVGHQKALLCLVWFTENSTQWQVGLQLVSMVLGFGLPLLIMLYCYIRIFKSLCNATRRQKRKSLRLIVSLVSVFVICWAPYNCFQLADSLHKLGVVTGGCQFGRVVDIGTLITESMGLLHCALNPLLYGFVGVKFRRELVKMCKGLLGRRGLLGMEEWREKREWRIRKTTGSFSSAESENTSYSVMV, via the exons ATGTGTTCTGCTGCCTCCTTGTTTGCTACAAATATGGATCAAGTTCCATCAACCACAGAAAATTACTGG GActatgatgatgattatgaaaATAACAGCTTGTCCCCTAACACAACGTATGCAGCCCCATGCTTACAGGAGGACACATATGGTTTTGCACAGAGGTACTCGCCTGTTGTATACAGTCTGGTGTTCGTCCTGGCTCTTTTGGGCAATGTGCTGGTGCTGTGTGTGATCCGACGCTATCGAAACTCTCAGAGTGGCGGAGCCTGTGCTTTCTCACTGACGGACACCTTCCTCCTTCACCTGGCCATTTCTGACCTCCTGCTGGCCTTCACCCTGCCCCTGTTTGCAGTGCAGTGGGCTCACCACTGGATGTTCGGCTTGGCTGTTTGCAAGATCTCCAGTGCCCTCTTCTCCCTGAACCGCTACAGTGGCATCCTTTTTCTGGCCTGCATCAGCTTTGACCGTTACCTGGCCATAGTTCACGCTGTCAGCTCTGGCTGGAAGCGCAACACCTGCCATGCCCAGATTGCGTGTGCCTTCATCTGGGTGGGCTGCCTGGGCCTGAGTGGAGTGGACATTACCTTCAAACAGGTAGTGGATGTGAACATGGTGGGCCATCAGAAGGCGCTCCTGTGCCTGGTGTGGTTCACTGAGAACTCCACCCAGTGGCAGGTGGGGCTGCAGCTGGTCAGTATGGTTCTGGGTTTTGGGCTCCCCTTGTTGATTATGCTCTACTGCTACATCCGCATCTTCAAGTCTCTCTGCAACGCCACTCGCCGCCAAAAGCGCAAGTCTCTCCGCCTCATCGTCTCCttagtgtctgtgtttgtcatcTGCTGGGCACCGTACAACTGCTTCCAGCTGGCAGATAGTCTGCACAAGCTGGGCGTGGTGACTGGAGGTTGCCAGTTTGGCCGTGTGGTGGACATTGGGACTCTCATCACTGAAAGTATGGGGCTGTTGCACTGCGCCCTGAACCCTCTGCTCTATGGCTTTGTGGGGGTGAAGTTCAGGAGGGAGCTGGTCAAAATGTGTAAGGGGCTGCTGGGACGGAGAGGCTTACTGGGGATGGAGGaatggagggagaagagagagtgGAGGATCAGAAAAACCACTGGATCGTTCAGCTCTGCAGAAAGTGAAAACACCTCATACTCTGTCATGGTGTAA
- the LOC114557129 gene encoding C-X-C chemokine receptor type 3 isoform X2, which yields MMNMDVVVGGILDPNNNNTYDFNYSDYMYEEDTETRASKAVFIPVLYSVELVIGFLGNGLLLAVLAQKRRSWSISDTFILNLSVADILLLATLPFRAAQATQQCGWCFWGFLCKICGAVFNINFYCGIFLLVCISLDRYLSIVHATQLYSQKKPRLAHISCLSVWLVSLILTIPHWIFLEATKDECVHSYTDWKLASRLLHHTLGFLLPAVTLIICCSCILLQLKRSAEGLQKQRAIMVILPLVVAFFLCWMPYNITLIVDTIMNSAKKPDIVLSGNPQRSLKKALMVTSGLGCMHACLRPLLYLGLCGNFRKRTLAMLKRTTVESESSLWELGVGEEAPPDQSREEQEAMTSVDHQMPSSQC from the exons ATG ATGAACATGGATGTGGTAGTCGGTGGAATATTAGACccgaacaacaacaacacctaTGACTTTAACTACAGTGACTATATGTATGAAGAGGACACTGAGACAAGAGCCAGTAAAGCGGTGTTTATCCCGGTTCTGTACTCTGTGGAGCTGGTCATAGGTTTTCTGGGAAATGGACTACTCCTGGCCGTTCTGGCTCAGAAGAGGCGATCCTGGAGTATATCAGACACCTTCATCCTCAACCTGAGTGTTGCTGACATTCTGCTGCTAGCGACGCTGCCCTTCCGGGCTGCACAGGCCACTCAACAATGTGGATGGTGCTTTTGGGGTTTTCTCTGCAAGATCTGTGGAGCTGTCTTTAAT ATCAATTTTTACTGTGGGATCTTTCTGCTGGTTTGCATCAGTCTGGATCGCTACCTGTCCATCGTCCATGCCACCCAGCTGTACTCCCAGAAGAAGCCCAGGTTAGCTCATATCAGCTGCCTGTCGGTCTGGCTCGTCTCCCTGATCCTCACCATCCCTCACTGGATTTTCCTGGAGGCGACGAAAGATGAGTGCGTTCACAGCTACACTGACTGGAAGCTTGCATCACGCCTGCTCCACCACACGCTGGGCTTCCTGCTGCCCGCAGTCACCCTGATCATCTGCTGCTCCTGTATCCTGCTGCAGCTGAAGCGAAGCGCTGAAGGCCTCCAGAAGCAGAGGGCCATCATGGTCATCCTGCCCCTGGTAGTGGCCTTCTTTCTCTGCTGGATGCCATACAACATCACACTAATTGTGGACACCATCATGAACAGCGCTAAGAAACCTGATATTGTTTTATCTGGAAATCCTCAACGTTCCCTGAAAAAAGCTCTGATGGTCACATCTGGTCTGGGCTGCATGCACGCCTGCCTCAGGCCTCTGCTCTATCTCGGCCTGTGTGGAAACTTCAGGAAACGGACGCTGGCAATGTTGAAACGTACTACAGTTGAATCTGAGAGCTCGCTGTGGGAGTTGGGTGTGGGCGAGGAGGCCCCGCCTGACCAGAGTCGCGAGGAGCAAGAGGCGATGACAAGTGTAGATCACCAGATGCCGTCAAGTCAGTGTTGA
- the tlr21 gene encoding toll-like receptor 21, with the protein MASLTYQLLSVTVFLGAVQLISGYSFNNCIEDPYSDGQSFNCVLRKEKNMSAIIKDLPPSAVSLNISFNPLWHIPYKSFVHLPNLQHLKIDNNHLRIIDQFAFQNLSQLKSLNLSFNNISELIPSVFQDLHNLTYLSLTNNTLKQLPEGIFSTLLNMDTLIMRQNFLTNFSGIAESVSHLTNLKILDLCFNNLTSLNHSNVSLPESLTTLYLCRNNLLTLGCKHSFLGFIQLLDLSYNPRLPTMAFQGVNLSHINYLRLRSTSVNVVEFLNISNVNTGHIDFSGTGLKNVNLLKELCKSLKRKVKKIKKLGLGNNGIKNLTKNALSYCPNITEALDLSRNNLKSTSCLNFLNKQTLIKSFNAEHNHLTKLQSCKTQNMVDLEHLEELSYRYNRILSVSSYAFYNTPNIKTLKLNINTIAFLDRKALKGLKQLTTLRLDNNLLTDLFIDTFEDNVNLQILNLRNNQISVIFNGTFLSLSKLTTLDLGGNKITYFQPSGLDGLKSLSKFYLDGNNLKQIDTSFYHVFQDTLTVLDLQSNQIRFLNAEIRSPFMNLSKLTDLKLDGQRPHGLTVLPRNFFHGLHSLKSLYLTNNMINYLAPDVFDDLTGLHFLTLDNCCVGVTQLHPGVFKNLKNLTKLIVENMGIQNISKEVFGNLTQLHTLQLNRNVMQSIDVDALETLPKLHYLDIRNIPLSCTCKNSLLQNWTVHNPHVQVVYLHNLRCPHDEKVKFYNFDTKVCYKDLGEYMFISTAVVIFLFTVTPLLHVKLYWKIKYGYYVFRSWFSERWRRLREEEENCKYDAFISYNSSDEKWVMEELVPNLEGKESSFKLCLHHRDFELGRDIVDNIVSAVYSSRKTICVVSRNFLRSEWCSLEIQLASYRLFDEHRDILLLVFLEPISERQVSSYHRMRKVMLKKTYLQWPGSDCTNPTQAQELFWYHLRRAMRTGSRLNTEENYKSKGQEGTEHFETQLSDENYYLQP; encoded by the coding sequence ATGGCAAGTCTAACTTATCAGCTGTTgtcagttacagtttttcttggtGCTGTTCAACTCATCAGTGGGTACAGCTTTAACAACTGCATTGAAGACCCATACTCAGACGGACAAAGTTTTAACTGCGTCCTTCGGAAGGAAAAGAACATGTCTGCTATTATAAAGGATCTGCCGCCATCTGCTGTTAGCCTCAACATCTCCTTTAATCCTCTGTGGCACATTCCATACAAGAGCTTTGTTCATCTACCAAACCTTCAACACCTTAAAATAGATAACAATCACTTGAGGATCATCGATCAGTTTGCTTTCCAAAACTTAAGTCAACTCAAGTCTCTGAATTTGTCCTTTAACAACATCTCAGAGCTCATCCCTTCTGTGTTTCAGGACCTGCACAACCTCACCTATCTCTCGCTGACAAACAATACATTAAAGCAGCTCCCCGAGGGCATTTTCTCCACTCTTCTCAACATGGACACGTTAATAATGAGACAAAACTTTCTGACAAACTTCTCAGGTATTGCTGAGTCTGTTTCACATCTAACAAACCTGAAAATACTAGATCTTTGCTTTAACAATTTAACCTCTCTCAACCACTCAAATGTGTCACTACCCGAATCCCTCACTACATTATATTTATGTAGAAATAATCTGTTGACATTAGGATGTAAGCATTCGTTTCTCGGTTTCATCCAGCTGCTAGATTTGTCATACAATCCTAGGCTCCCCACGATGGCTTTTCAAGGAGTGAATTTGAGTCATATAAACTATCTACGTTTGCGTTCAACAAGTgtcaatgtagtggagttttTAAATATCAGCAACGTCAACACAGGTCACATTGATTTCTCTGGCACGGGTCtaaaaaatgtcaacctgctCAAGGAGCTATGCAAATCGTTAAAGAGAAAGgtgaaaaagataaaaaaattaGGCCTGGGTAATAATGGGATTAAGAATCTAACAAAGAACGCACTGTCCTATTGTCCTAATATCACAGAAGCTTTGGATCTGTCCCGCAACAACCTGAAAAGCACAAGTTGTCTTAACTTTCTCAATAAACAGACACTAATAAAAAGCTTCAATGCAGAGCATAACCATCTCACCAAACTCCAATCctgtaaaacacaaaatatggtTGATTTAGAACATCTGGAAGAGCTGAGCTATCGTTACAACCGCATCCTCTCAGTCAGCTCTTATGCTTTCTATAATACACCAAATATCAAGACGCTAAAGCTTAACATAAACACAATTGCTTTCCTCGATCGAAAAGCTCTCAAAGGGCTTAAACAGCTAACAACTCTCCGATTGGATAATAACCTTTTAACTGATTTGTTCATTGACACGTTTGAAGACAATGTCAACCTGCAAATCCTTAACCTACGCAACAATCaaatttctgtcatttttaacGGGACCTTCCTCAGTCTCAGCAAATTGACTACACTAGACTTAGGAGGTAACAAGATCACGTATTTCCAGCCATCTGGCCTTGATGGACTAAAAAGTCTGTCCAAATTCTATCTAGATGGAAACAACCTCAAACAGATTGACACTTCCTTCTATCATGTGTTTCAAGACACACTAACAGTGCTGGATTTACAAAGTAATCAGATTCGCTTCCTCAATGCAGAAATACGTTCTCCATTTATGAATCTCAGCAAACTCACTGATCTCAAATTGGATGGACAGCGGCCGCATGGCCTCACTGTTTTACCCCGTAATTTTTTCCATGGCCTACACTCACTGAAATCTCTGTATCTCACCAACAATATGATCAATTATCTTGCTCCTGATGTCTTTGATGATCTGACAGGCTTACATTTCCTCACATTGGATAACTGCTGTGTTGGAGTGACACAACTGCATCCAGGAGTctttaaaaatctaaaaaatttGACCAAATTGATTGTAGAAAATATGGGCATACAGAACATCTCAAAGGAGGTTTTTGGGAATcttacacagttacacacactgCAGCTCAACCGCAATGTAATGCAGAGCATTGATGTCGATGCACTAGAAACTTTACCTAAACTCCACTACCTTGACATACGTAACATTCCTTTAAGCTGCACCTGCAAGAATAGCTTGCTTCAAAACTGGACAGTACATAACCCACATGTCCAGGTGGTCTATCTACACAATCTGCGTTGCCCTCACGACGAAAAAGTCAAATTCTACAACTTTGACACCAAAGTTTGTTACAAAGATCTAGGAGAGTACATGTTCATTAGCACAGCGGTTGTGATCTTTCTGTTCACAGTAACTCCTTTACTTCATGTCAAACTCTACTGGAAAATTAAGTACGGCTACTACGTGTTCCGTTCCTGGTTTAGTGAACGGTGGCGCAGACtcagagaagaggaggaaaattGCAAATATGATGCATTTATTTCATATAACTCCTCTGATGAAAAGTGGGTCATGGAAGAGTTAGTGCCCAACCTGGAGGGAAAAGAATCGTCTTTTAAACTTTGCCTACATCACAGGGACTTTGAGCTGGGCCGCGATATCGTGGATAACATCGTCTCTGCTGTGTATAGCAGCCGTAAGACTATATGTGTGGTAAGCAGGAATTTCCTAAGAAGTGAGTGGTGTTCTCTGGAAATCCAACTGGCCAGCTACCGACTCTTCGATGAGCACCGGGATATTCTCTTGCTCGTGTTTTTGGAGCCAATCTCTGAGAGGCAGGTGTCGTCCTATCACCGCATGAGGAAAGTCATGTTGAAAAAGACTTATCTGCAGTGGCCTGGCTCAGACTGCACTAACCCGACGCAGGCCCAAGAGCTGTTTTGGTATCATCTACGTAGGGCGATGAGAACCGGGAGCAGACTCAATACTgaagaaaattacaaaagtaaAGGTCAAGAAGGAACTGAACATTTTGAGACTCAATTATCAGATGAAAACTATTACTTGCAACCTTGA
- the LOC114557129 gene encoding C-X-C chemokine receptor type 3 isoform X1, translated as MRWQILRDGNVRDEMTFDEPKESSGQLIKMNMDVVVGGILDPNNNNTYDFNYSDYMYEEDTETRASKAVFIPVLYSVELVIGFLGNGLLLAVLAQKRRSWSISDTFILNLSVADILLLATLPFRAAQATQQCGWCFWGFLCKICGAVFNINFYCGIFLLVCISLDRYLSIVHATQLYSQKKPRLAHISCLSVWLVSLILTIPHWIFLEATKDECVHSYTDWKLASRLLHHTLGFLLPAVTLIICCSCILLQLKRSAEGLQKQRAIMVILPLVVAFFLCWMPYNITLIVDTIMNSAKKPDIVLSGNPQRSLKKALMVTSGLGCMHACLRPLLYLGLCGNFRKRTLAMLKRTTVESESSLWELGVGEEAPPDQSREEQEAMTSVDHQMPSSQC; from the exons ATGAGATGGCAGATTCTCAGAGATGGCAATGTGCGGGACGAGATGACATTTGATGAACCAAAAGAATCCAGTGGGCAATTAATTAAA ATGAACATGGATGTGGTAGTCGGTGGAATATTAGACccgaacaacaacaacacctaTGACTTTAACTACAGTGACTATATGTATGAAGAGGACACTGAGACAAGAGCCAGTAAAGCGGTGTTTATCCCGGTTCTGTACTCTGTGGAGCTGGTCATAGGTTTTCTGGGAAATGGACTACTCCTGGCCGTTCTGGCTCAGAAGAGGCGATCCTGGAGTATATCAGACACCTTCATCCTCAACCTGAGTGTTGCTGACATTCTGCTGCTAGCGACGCTGCCCTTCCGGGCTGCACAGGCCACTCAACAATGTGGATGGTGCTTTTGGGGTTTTCTCTGCAAGATCTGTGGAGCTGTCTTTAAT ATCAATTTTTACTGTGGGATCTTTCTGCTGGTTTGCATCAGTCTGGATCGCTACCTGTCCATCGTCCATGCCACCCAGCTGTACTCCCAGAAGAAGCCCAGGTTAGCTCATATCAGCTGCCTGTCGGTCTGGCTCGTCTCCCTGATCCTCACCATCCCTCACTGGATTTTCCTGGAGGCGACGAAAGATGAGTGCGTTCACAGCTACACTGACTGGAAGCTTGCATCACGCCTGCTCCACCACACGCTGGGCTTCCTGCTGCCCGCAGTCACCCTGATCATCTGCTGCTCCTGTATCCTGCTGCAGCTGAAGCGAAGCGCTGAAGGCCTCCAGAAGCAGAGGGCCATCATGGTCATCCTGCCCCTGGTAGTGGCCTTCTTTCTCTGCTGGATGCCATACAACATCACACTAATTGTGGACACCATCATGAACAGCGCTAAGAAACCTGATATTGTTTTATCTGGAAATCCTCAACGTTCCCTGAAAAAAGCTCTGATGGTCACATCTGGTCTGGGCTGCATGCACGCCTGCCTCAGGCCTCTGCTCTATCTCGGCCTGTGTGGAAACTTCAGGAAACGGACGCTGGCAATGTTGAAACGTACTACAGTTGAATCTGAGAGCTCGCTGTGGGAGTTGGGTGTGGGCGAGGAGGCCCCGCCTGACCAGAGTCGCGAGGAGCAAGAGGCGATGACAAGTGTAGATCACCAGATGCCGTCAAGTCAGTGTTGA
- the prr19 gene encoding proline-rich protein 19, translating to MLPSNNRFTSGKKKNDCRIRCSMHHMGGRALSDRGKILNVFNKQLKTTEKTHCSVNSLTVDCKCLNHDSMTDGQHKMKRLKSRKERSQMRGGKKEASTSKSHHHHCRRQSSKDMAHFQNGCHCPSRKDAPFPNIIPAAQEPSIITDSRLIGHHGLFNHEVKSIDIERLLSEQRKRGTQVQEKNNATSHPSSTSHIPSPLSINELLGEDTDEVLPIEKAKAHDDCRKKGKKISQGSDVTPVQRPQQQPDLSPDSVKSISSAKRSSLDAVIIKSKKTDPVMSEKGRESQLTPTVVRENVKTLNRKVKGNVISNLEHTPKNQESPVHQTQAPGLSLSPPQPSSSPTADSSDIQNRRRDPVCVSKSVSTLAAGLCDCLQFPLLRRRNLVAESREVLLKALRERHGPRLQENLLEVQRSISFGDDSSKKVQDHEPTMIDELSPLDAFTTAFQATATQPCFDSEKTTPFRMTGTGRFNWKSRPHQNLEQTAEWLTSPVETSVSLLDDILRPTCAPQFYMDFEPSGVTASDHLFSPTSCWEEKASASHHWEDSFNRLKSKEAVMFNHTRAVPERSSWSQFSGINIQRFCPYQTQLPDRHSPAPTHFPREKDPFEVDRSSFAPSFVQIHHPQQSFQPFSQFSHPSPCLPLRSHHTDMMHYPPSHMLEKDTVPPLSSFPSPGHWSFPPMRLY from the exons ATGTTGCCGAGCAACAACAGATTTACcagcggtaaaaaaaaaaacgactgtCG AATCCGGTGCAGCATGCACCACATGGGTGGCAGGGCTTTATCGGACAGAGGAAAGATCTTGAATGTTTTcaacaagcaattaaaaacaacagaaaaaaccCATTGCTCAGTGAACAGCTTAACTGTAGACTGCAAATGTTTAAACCATGATAGTATGACAGATGGGCAGCACAAAATGAAACGACTGAAGAGCCGCAAGGAGAGGAGTCAGATGAGAGGTGGTAAGAAAGAAGCCTCAACGTCCAAATCACATCACCATCACTGCCGTCGCCAAAGCAGTAAAGACATGGCACATTTCCAGAACGGCTGTCATTGTCCTTCAAGGAAAGATGCACCATTTCCAAACATCATTCCTGCTGCACAAGAGCCCAGTATCATCACAGACAGTCGCCTGATAGGACACCATGGCCTGTTCAACCATGAGGTGAAGTCTATCGACATTGAACGCTTGTTAAGTGAGCAGAGAAAACGTGGAACGCAAGTACAAGAAAAGAACAACGCTACTTCACATCCATCTTCAACATCTCACATTCCATCTCCATTATCTATTAACGAATTGTTGGGTGAGGATACTGATGAGGTTCTGCCAATTGAAAAAGCAAAAGCCCATGATGATTGCCggaagaaagggaagaaaaTCAGTCAGGGATCGGATGTTACACCGGTGCAGAGACCGCAGCAACAACCTGATCTTTCACCGGATAGTGTTAAAAGCATCTCCTCCGCTAAACGCAGCTCCCTCGATGCAGTGATAATCAAGAGCAAGAAGACCGACCCTGTCATGTCTGAAAAGGGCAGAGAGTCACAGCTGACTCCCACTGTTGTCAGAGAAAATGTGAAGACATTAAACAGGAAGGTAAAGGGAAACGTGATTTCTAATCTGGAGCACACCCCAAAGAACCAGGAGTCTCCCGTTCACCAAACACAAGCTCCTGGTCTCAGTCTGAGCCCCCCTCAGCCCTCCAGCTCACCCACTGCTGACAGCTCTGACATACAGAATAGAAGACGAGATCCCGTCTGTGTATCCAAGTCTGTCAGTACATTGGCAGCGGGTTTGTGTGACTGTCTGCAGTTTCCACTTCTGAGGAGGAGAAACCTGGTGGCAGAGAGCAGAGAAGTGTTGTTGAAAGCTCTACGGGAGAGACATGGACCCCGGCTTCAGGAGAACCTCCTCGAGGTGCAGCGAAGCATCAGCTTCGGTGATGATTCCTCAAAGAAAGTCCAGGATCATGAGCCAACCATGATAGATGAGCTCTCGCCTTTAG aTGCATTTACAACAGCGTTTCAAGCCACTGCCACTCAGCCATGTTTTGACTCCGAGAAAACCACACCTTTCAGAATGACGGGAACTGGGCGTTTTAACTGGAAGTCCAGGCCACATCAAAACCTGGAACAG ACTGCTGAATGGTTGACAAGCCCTGTGGAGACTTCTGTCAGCCTTTTGGATGATATCCTTAGACCTACTTGCGCTCCACAGTTCTACATGGACTTTGAGCCCTCTGGAGTTACAGCGAGTGATCATTTGTTCTCTCCCACATCATGCTGGGAAGAAAAGGCTTCTGCATCTCATCACTGGGAAGACAGTTTTAACAGGCTAAAGAGCAAAGAGGCTGTTATGTTTAACCACACCAGAGCAGTTCCAGAGAGGAGCAGTTGGTCTCAATTCAGTGGAATCAACATCCAGCGTTTCTGTCCTTATCAAACACAGCTGCCAGATAGACATTCACCAGCACCAACTCACTTTCCCCGGGAGAAAGACCCATTTGAAGTTGATAGATCCTCTTTTGCTCCCTCCTTTGTCCAAATTCACCATCCTCAGCAGAGCTTCCAGCCTTTCAGCCAATTCAGTCACCCTTCACCCTGCCTTCCCCTCAGGTCCCACCACACTGACATGATGCATTACCCACCATCTCACATGCTTGAAAAAGATACAGTACCTCCCCTTTCTTCTTTCCCAAGCCCTGGGCACTGGTCCTTCCCTCCTATGAGACTGTACTAA